Proteins encoded by one window of Rutidosis leptorrhynchoides isolate AG116_Rl617_1_P2 chromosome 7, CSIRO_AGI_Rlap_v1, whole genome shotgun sequence:
- the LOC139857791 gene encoding protein DETOXIFICATION 45, chloroplastic-like yields the protein MAVAGAVSCGIGGVITEKTTIRRHLGTGSLAQNLGLNRIGIQSRRLKSRNIVRGCGLISDQEALDYDLGESKLDERLVETRDRLINGSIDEPIESVGTISKVAPSPSVQTELVMLALPAIAGQAIEPLAQLMETAYIGRLGAIELASAGVSISIFNIVSKVFNIPLLSVATSFVAEDIAKHAQTESGLEERRQLPSVSTALVLSVGIGLIEATALYFGAGMFLNLMGISSASSMRVPAQRFLQLRALGAPAVVLSLAIQGVFRGFKDTKTPVFCLGLGNLAAVFFFPILMYGFKLGVTGAAISTIASQYIVTFAMIWHLNKKTVLKIPKMEDLHFGGYLKSGGFLLGRTLAAVATVTLSTSMAARQGPIAMAAHQICLQVWLSSSLLADAQASAGQALIASSFSERNYSRVKEITFYALKTGLITGVSLAIILGLTFSTLATLFTNDAEVLTIVRSGVLFVSASQPITALAYIYDGLHYGVSDFSFAACSMMLVGAMSSAFLVYAPTVFGLAGVWAGLTLFMGMRAVAGYLRLAEKTGPWWFLQEIPKPEIAVSPKVL from the exons ATGGCGGTTGCTGGTGCAGTGAGTTGTGGAATTGGTGGCGTTATAACTGAAAAAACGACAATTAGGAGACATCTGGGTACCGGATCACTAGCACAGAATCTTGGTTTAAATCGAATTGGGATTCAAAGTAGGAGATTGAAATCTAGAAATATAGTTAGGGGTTGTGGGTTGATTAGTGATCAAGAGGCTTTAGATTATGATTTGGGTGAATctaaattggatgaaagattagtTGAAACACGAGATCGGCTTATAAACGGTTCAATCGATGAACCAAT CGAGTCAGTGGGAACTATAAGTAAGGTTGCACCGTCTCCAAGTGTGCAAACCGAGCTCGTAATGCTTGCATTGCCAGCTATTGCAGGACAAGCTATTGAACCTTTGGCACAACTTATGGAAACCGCTTATATCGGTAGACTAG GTGCTATAGAGTTGGCATCAGCCGGTGTTTCCATTTCAATTTTCAATATAGTATCGAAGGTTTTCAATATTCCCCTGCTTAGCGTTGCTACTTCGTTTGTGGCCGAAGACATAGCTAAGCATGCACAAACTGAATCGGGTTTAG AAGAAAGAAGGCAGTTACCTTCAGTTTCTACCGCATTAGTTTTATCTGTCGGGATCGGTTTAATCGAGGCAACGGCGTTGTATTTTGGAGCCGGAATGTTTCTCAATTTGATGGGCATATCATCA GCATCGTCAATGCGAGTGCCCGCACAACGGTTTCTACAACTTAGAGCACTTGGTGCACCTGCTGTTGTGCTTTCTCTCGCCATTCAAGGAGTCTTTCGGGGATTTAAGGATACAAAAACACCTGTATTTTGTCTAG GGTTGGGAAATTTGGCAGCTGTGTTCTTTTTTCCAATTCTTATGTATGGTTTTAAATTGGGCGTCACTGGTGCTGCCATTTCAACCATTGCATCACA ATATATTGTGACGTTTGCAATGATATGGCACCTTAATAAGAAGACTGTATTAAAAATACCTAAAATGGAGGACTTACATTTCGGAGGTTATCTAAAATCCG GCGGATTTTTACTTGGAAGAACTTTAGCTGCGGTTGCAACCGTAACTTTGAGTACATCAATGGCTGCTCGACAAGGTCCGATTGCCATGGCTGCTCATCAAATATGCTTGCAAGTTTGGTTATCTTCATCTCTTCTTGCAGACGCTCAAGCTTCGGCTGGTCAG GCTCTTATTGCTAGTTCTTTCTCTGAACGAAACTATAGTAGAGTTAAAGAGATAACGTTTTACGCATTAAAG ACTGGATTAATAACTGGAGTTAGCTTAGCCATTATATTGGGTTTGACTTTTAGTACCTTAGCCACGTTGTTCACCAACGATGCAGAAGTTCTAACCATCGTAAGATCGGGTGTACTg TTTGTGAGTGCGAGTCAACCAATAACCGCACTTGCTTATATCTACGACGGCCTTCATTACGGAGTTTCAGATTTCTCATTTGCAGCATGCTCGATG ATGTTGGTTGGAGCCATGTCATCGGCGTTTCTAGTTTATGCTCCCACGGTTTTTGGTCTTGCGGGTGTTTGGGCGGGTTTGACACTATTCATGGGTATGCGTGCCGTTGCAGGATATTTAAG attagcAGAGAAGACTGGCCCATGGTGGTTCTTACAAGAAATCCCCAAACCTGAG